The Bacteroidota bacterium genomic interval GCCATCGCCCCAAGCATCCTATTGACGGAATCGAATAAACGATCCGCGACGGAAAAAGAATCCCGGCAATGGGTCACGCTCGAACAGGCAGCGGAGGTGATCGGTTTCCTTGCCTCAGACGAAGCAGCGGCAATAAACGGTGAAACGCTGCCGGTATACGGCCGCATATCGAACTAAGAACTAAATTGAATTGAGCATGAGCCTTACACAGCGGATCAGTGACGACATGAAAGCGGCAATGAAATCGGGGAACAAGCTGCGCCTCGAGACATTGCGAATGCTGCGGGCCCAGATCATCGAGTTTGAAAAGAAAGGTCTGGACCGTCCGATGAATGACGATGACGAAATGTCGATCCTCATCTCGGCGACCAAAAAGCGAAAAGAAGCGATCGAAATGTATACCGGAGCCGGACGCACCGAACTTGCGGAAAAAGAGACAAAAGAAATGGAGATCATCTCGGAATACCTTCCGAAGCAGCTTTCGCGGGAGGACGCCGAAAAAATTGTCGCCGGACTGATCCTCCAG includes:
- a CDS encoding GatB/YqeY domain-containing protein; translation: MSLTQRISDDMKAAMKSGNKLRLETLRMLRAQIIEFEKKGLDRPMNDDDEMSILISATKKRKEAIEMYTGAGRTELAEKETKEMEIISEYLPKQLSREDAEKIVAGLILQAGASSVKDMGKLMPLAMKELKGKIDSKVISEIVKQKLISVS